Proteins encoded by one window of Branchiostoma floridae strain S238N-H82 chromosome 6, Bfl_VNyyK, whole genome shotgun sequence:
- the LOC118417194 gene encoding uncharacterized protein LOC118417194 — MSAIVLSAFRFETLKVPNKTKIRDFVKDNKLEFAKGKGFYQLTKPETIQRYKEVVARRKTDGAYVSGDAVRKVLGIPQDDSNFSLNKKNIPDFDVFIQSTSYNRVLVPNTEFLYEVKTSCTAVDKKKGSAAGKRKAEAADVMITCKKVKEDETVPSPCVVPRFPPGGPMEIVFSFDTTGSMGGCIAEVRREVQDIIRRLHADIPGIRIAIFAHGDYQDAASTYVTKWVDFTTDADKLCEFVRTVENTHGYDGDECYELVLRQVRTELSWTPGTQRSLVLIGDADPHEPSYGLNTDNIDWREETDRLYNENGVHIYAVQAGG; from the exons ATGTCTGCCATCGTTCTTTCCGCATTCCGCTTTGAGACACTGAAAGTTCCCAACAAGACGAAAATCAGAGATTTCGTCAAGGACAACAAGTTGGAGTTCGCCAAGGGGAAGGGCTTCTACCAGCTGACCAAACCCGAGACCATCCAGCGCTACAAGGAGGTGGTGGCGCGTCGCAAGACGGACGGAGCCTACGTCAGCGGCGACGCCGTCAGGAAAGTCCTCGGCATTCCTCAAGACGACTCCAACTTCTCCCTGAACAAGAAGAACATCCCAGACTTCGACGTCTTCATCCAGAGCACGTCTTACAACCGCGTCTTGGTTCCCAACACGGAGTTCTTGTACGAGGTGAAGACCAGCTGTACCGCGGTGGACAAGAAGAAGGGGTCTGCTGCTGGGAAGAGGAAGGCCGAGGCAGCTGACGTCATGATTACGTGTAAGAAAGTCAAGGAAGACGAGACGGTCCCTTCTCCGTGTGTCGTTCCACGCTTCCCGCCAGGGGGGCCGATGGAAATCGTCTTCTCCTTCGACACCACGGGGTCCATGGGCGGCTGTATCGCTGAGGTCCGCAGAGAG GTTCAGGATATCATCCGCCGTCTGCACGCCGACATTCCCGGCATCCGCATCGCCATCTTCGCGCACGGAGACTACCAGGACGCCGCCAGCACCTACGTCACCAAGTGGGTGGACTTCACCACGGACGCCGACAAGCTGTGCGAGTTTGTGCGCACCGTGGAAAACACCCACGGCTACGACGGAGACGAATGCTACGAGCTTGTCCTACGCCAG GTCCGGACGGAGCTGTCCTGGACGCCGGGCACGCAGCGCTCCCTGGTCCTGATCGGTGACGCCGACCCGCACGAGCCCAGCTACGGTCTCAACACGGACAACATCGACTGGAGAGAGGAGACCGACAGGCTTTACAACGAGAACGGCGTGCACATCTATGCTGTCCAGGCTGGCGGGTGA